A part of Streptomyces sp. NBC_01497 genomic DNA contains:
- a CDS encoding MraY family glycosyltransferase encodes MGQPVRDYLLTLCVTAAVTYLLTGPVRKFAVAVGAMTAIRSRDVHREPTPRLGGVAMFIGLCAGLLVADNLHNLNGVFAQSNEPRALLSGAALIWLIGVLDDKFEIDALIKLGGQMIAAGVMVMQGLTILWLPVPGVGTVSLTQWQSTLLTVAVVVITINAVNFVDGLDGLAAGVVCIAAAAFFLHAYHLWYGYGIEAAAPATLFAAILMGMCLGFLPHNMSPARIFMGDSGSMLIGLVLAAGPISVTGQVDPDTLKLFEGGTRSATHAALPVFIPLLLPLTIIAIPLADLLLAVVRRAWNGQSPFAADRGHLHHRLLDIGHSKTRAVLIMYFWSALIAFGVVLYSVMYSTQGSNWVLPMLVGLSAVGLVLLLLPRFKPRVPRWAQSFVPPRYRRRSRRFAADGDEPGAQGDAGPEGAPAGAVFADAGTGGAVEGEPPAVPAGVNGATALGARSRFTDRGKAESTR; translated from the coding sequence GTGGGGCAGCCCGTGCGTGATTATCTGCTGACGCTCTGTGTGACGGCTGCGGTGACCTATCTGCTGACCGGCCCGGTGCGGAAATTCGCCGTCGCGGTCGGCGCGATGACTGCGATCCGCTCCCGCGACGTGCACCGCGAGCCCACACCGCGGCTCGGTGGCGTGGCGATGTTCATCGGCCTGTGTGCGGGACTGCTGGTCGCCGACAACCTCCACAACCTCAACGGGGTCTTCGCGCAGTCCAACGAGCCGCGGGCGCTGCTCTCCGGTGCCGCCCTGATCTGGCTGATCGGTGTCCTCGACGACAAGTTCGAGATCGACGCGCTGATCAAACTGGGCGGCCAGATGATCGCCGCCGGCGTCATGGTCATGCAGGGCCTGACGATCCTGTGGCTGCCGGTCCCCGGGGTCGGCACCGTCTCGCTGACCCAGTGGCAGTCCACACTGCTCACCGTGGCCGTCGTGGTGATCACCATCAACGCGGTGAACTTCGTCGACGGCCTCGACGGCCTCGCCGCCGGCGTGGTGTGCATCGCCGCCGCCGCGTTCTTCCTGCACGCCTACCACCTCTGGTACGGCTACGGCATCGAGGCCGCGGCCCCTGCGACGCTGTTCGCCGCGATCCTCATGGGCATGTGCCTCGGCTTCCTGCCGCACAACATGAGCCCCGCGCGGATCTTCATGGGTGACTCGGGCTCGATGCTCATCGGGCTCGTCCTGGCCGCCGGCCCGATCTCGGTGACCGGTCAGGTCGACCCCGACACCCTGAAGCTGTTCGAGGGCGGCACCCGCAGTGCGACCCACGCCGCGCTGCCGGTGTTCATTCCCCTGCTGCTGCCGCTGACGATCATCGCCATCCCGCTCGCCGACCTGCTGCTCGCCGTGGTGCGCCGTGCCTGGAACGGGCAGTCGCCGTTCGCCGCGGACCGGGGCCACCTGCACCACCGGCTGCTGGACATCGGGCACTCCAAGACCCGCGCGGTGCTGATCATGTACTTCTGGTCCGCGCTGATCGCGTTCGGCGTCGTCCTCTACTCGGTCATGTACTCCACGCAGGGCTCGAACTGGGTCCTGCCGATGCTGGTCGGGCTGAGCGCGGTCGGCCTGGTGCTCCTGCTGCTGCCGCGGTTCAAACCCCGCGTCCCGCGCTGGGCGCAGTCGTTCGTACCGCCCCGCTACCGGCGCCGGTCGCGACGGTTCGCGGCGGACGGCGACGAGCCGGGTGCTCAGGGTGACGCCGGGCCCGAAGGGGCCCCGGCCGGCGCGGTCTTCGCGGACGCGGGGACGGGCGGCGCGGTGGAGGGCGAACCGCCCGCGGTGCCGGCGGGCGTCAACGGCGCGACCGCGCTGGGTGCCCGGTCGCGCTTCACCGATCGCGGTAAAGCTGAATCAACTCGTTGA
- the glyA gene encoding serine hydroxymethyltransferase: MSVIPSVHSSGTPPVDVLRHQDPELADVLLGEARRQADSLQLSAAENFTSAAVLAALSSPLANKYAEGYPGARHHGGCEMADAAERIAIDRASGLFGAAHANVQPHSGSSAVLAAYAALLRPGDTVLALGLPYGGHLTHGAPVNFSGRWFDFVAYGVDPGTGLVDYAQVRTLARTHRPKAIVCGSIASPRHMDHAAFREIADDVGAYLIADEAHPMGLVAGGAAPNPVPYADLVCATTHKVLRGPRGGMILCGGELAERVDRAVFPFSQGGAQMHVIAAKAVAFGEAATPAFAAYAHRVVANARVLASALAAEGLDITTGGTDTHLVSADPAPLGMDGRAARGRLAAAGMVLETCGLAPGLGRGLRLGTAAVTTQGMGEGEMRGIAGLVGRALTGDDRQVRAVRADVRDLTGRFPPYTA, from the coding sequence ATGTCGGTCATTCCATCCGTGCACTCGTCGGGCACCCCACCCGTCGATGTGCTGAGGCACCAGGACCCCGAACTCGCCGACGTCCTTCTCGGTGAGGCGCGCCGGCAGGCCGACAGCCTGCAGCTGAGCGCGGCCGAGAACTTCACGTCCGCGGCCGTGCTCGCCGCGCTCTCCTCGCCGCTCGCCAACAAGTACGCGGAGGGCTACCCGGGCGCCCGCCACCACGGCGGCTGCGAGATGGCCGACGCGGCCGAGCGGATCGCGATCGACCGCGCGAGCGGCCTGTTCGGGGCGGCGCACGCCAATGTGCAGCCGCACTCAGGTTCCTCCGCCGTGCTGGCGGCGTACGCGGCCCTGCTGCGGCCCGGCGACACCGTGCTGGCGCTGGGCCTGCCCTACGGGGGACACCTCACGCACGGCGCCCCGGTGAACTTCTCCGGCCGCTGGTTCGACTTCGTCGCCTACGGCGTCGATCCCGGCACGGGCCTCGTCGACTACGCGCAGGTGCGCACACTCGCCCGTACCCACCGGCCCAAGGCGATCGTGTGCGGTTCCATCGCCTCTCCCCGGCACATGGACCACGCCGCGTTCCGGGAGATCGCCGACGACGTCGGCGCGTACCTGATCGCCGACGAGGCCCACCCGATGGGCCTCGTCGCGGGCGGTGCCGCGCCGAACCCGGTGCCGTACGCGGACCTCGTCTGCGCCACCACGCACAAGGTGCTGCGGGGCCCGCGCGGCGGGATGATCCTGTGCGGCGGGGAACTGGCCGAACGGGTCGACCGCGCGGTGTTCCCGTTCAGCCAGGGCGGCGCGCAGATGCACGTGATCGCGGCGAAGGCCGTCGCGTTCGGCGAGGCGGCCACGCCCGCCTTCGCCGCGTACGCCCACCGGGTCGTCGCGAACGCGCGCGTCCTCGCGAGCGCCCTCGCGGCCGAGGGCCTGGACATCACCACGGGCGGTACCGATACCCACCTCGTCAGCGCGGACCCCGCACCGCTCGGGATGGACGGCAGGGCCGCGCGGGGCCGGCTGGCCGCGGCCGGGATGGTCCTGGAGACCTGCGGACTCGCGCCCGGGCTGGGACGAGGCCTTCGCCTCGGTACGGCCGCCGTCACCACCCAGGGCATGGGGGAGGGGGAGATGCGCGGCATCGCCGGGCTCGTGGGCAGGGCCCTGACGGGCGACGACCGGCAGGTCCGGGCGGTGCGTGCGGACGTTCGCGATCTCACCGGGCGCTTCCCGCCCTATACTGCGTAA
- a CDS encoding arsenate reductase/protein-tyrosine-phosphatase family protein produces MTTPQGRGIADTAQRGEQTFRILHVSTGNVCRSPITERLNRHALSVRLGEQLADGLIVESAGTWGHEGAPMEANAEAVLADFGADASGFVGRELLDEHVIRADLVLTATRDHRAQVISMGHSAGLRTFTLKEFTRLVRAIDPATLPDPLDEGVVERARALVRAAAALRGWLLAPTAEADEVYDPYGAPITLFRSIGDEINQALDPVVTALTGVPATL; encoded by the coding sequence TTGACCACCCCGCAGGGGCGTGGCATAGCGGACACCGCACAGCGGGGCGAGCAGACGTTCCGCATCCTCCACGTCAGCACCGGCAACGTCTGCCGCTCGCCGATCACCGAGCGGCTGAACCGGCATGCCCTGAGCGTGCGCCTCGGGGAGCAGCTCGCCGACGGGCTGATCGTGGAGAGCGCGGGCACCTGGGGGCACGAGGGTGCCCCCATGGAGGCCAACGCGGAGGCCGTCCTCGCCGACTTCGGCGCGGACGCCTCCGGCTTCGTCGGGCGGGAACTGCTCGACGAACATGTCATCAGGGCCGATCTGGTCCTGACGGCCACACGCGACCACCGTGCCCAGGTCATCTCGATGGGCCACTCGGCCGGGCTGCGCACGTTCACGCTGAAGGAGTTCACCCGGCTCGTACGGGCCATAGACCCGGCCACCCTGCCCGACCCGCTGGACGAGGGCGTCGTGGAGAGGGCCCGGGCCCTGGTCCGGGCGGCCGCCGCACTGCGCGGCTGGCTGCTCGCGCCGACCGCCGAGGCGGACGAGGTCTACGACCCGTACGGCGCGCCGATCACGCTGTTCCGCTCAATCGGCGACGAGATCAACCAGGCGCTCGACCCGGTGGTCACCGCCCTGACGGGCGTGCCGGCCACCCTGTGA
- a CDS encoding F0F1 ATP synthase subunit B: MTFLAAEGAQNPLIPDTTELVVGILCFLIVFGFLGKKLLPNIQKTLEERHDAIEGGLERAAEAQAEANQTLDQYKAQLAEARHEAARLRQEATEQGATIIQQMREEGQRQREEIVAAGHTQIEADRKAAAVALRQDVGKLATVLAGKLVGESLEDHARQSRTIDRFLDQLENNAANAEATR, from the coding sequence ATGACCTTCCTGGCCGCTGAGGGGGCGCAGAACCCCCTCATTCCGGACACGACGGAACTTGTCGTCGGCATCCTCTGTTTCCTGATCGTCTTCGGTTTCCTCGGTAAGAAGCTCCTGCCGAACATCCAGAAGACGCTGGAGGAGCGGCACGACGCGATCGAGGGCGGCCTGGAGCGTGCGGCCGAGGCACAGGCCGAGGCCAACCAGACCCTTGACCAGTACAAGGCCCAGCTCGCCGAGGCCAGGCACGAGGCCGCGCGTCTCCGCCAGGAGGCGACCGAGCAGGGTGCCACGATCATCCAGCAGATGCGGGAAGAGGGTCAGCGGCAGCGCGAGGAGATCGTCGCCGCCGGTCACACCCAGATCGAGGCGGACCGCAAGGCCGCCGCGGTCGCGCTGCGCCAGGACGTGGGCAAGCTCGCCACCGTACTGGCCGGCAAGCTCGTCGGCGAGTCCCTTGAGGACCACGCCCGGCAGAGCCGCACCATCGACCGGTTCCTCGACCAGCTGGAGAACAACGCGGCGAACGCGGAGGCCACGCGATGA
- a CDS encoding L-threonylcarbamoyladenylate synthase, whose translation MARRYDTNDATDRTTGLREAASAVRRGELVVLPTDTVYGIGADAFAAEAVGDLLGAKGRGRAMPSPVLIGSPNTLHGLVTDFSEQAWELVDAFWPGALTLVAKHQPSLQWDLGETRGTVAVRMPLHPVAIELLTEVGPMAVSSANLTGHPAPEDCDAAQNMLGDSVSVYLDGGPTPGIVPSSIVDVTGKVPVLLRAGALGAEELRKVVPDLEVAN comes from the coding sequence ATGGCACGGCGTTACGACACCAACGACGCTACCGACCGCACCACCGGTCTGCGGGAGGCCGCGTCCGCCGTGCGGCGTGGCGAACTGGTCGTGCTGCCCACCGACACCGTGTACGGGATCGGCGCCGACGCGTTCGCCGCCGAGGCCGTCGGCGACCTGCTCGGCGCCAAGGGCCGCGGCCGTGCCATGCCCAGCCCCGTGCTGATCGGCTCGCCCAACACCCTGCACGGCCTCGTCACGGACTTCTCCGAGCAGGCGTGGGAGCTCGTCGACGCGTTCTGGCCCGGCGCGCTCACGCTCGTCGCCAAGCACCAGCCGTCGCTGCAGTGGGACCTCGGGGAGACCCGGGGCACCGTCGCCGTGCGCATGCCGCTGCACCCGGTCGCCATCGAGCTGTTGACCGAGGTCGGCCCGATGGCGGTGTCCAGCGCCAACCTCACGGGGCACCCGGCGCCCGAGGACTGCGACGCCGCACAGAACATGCTGGGTGACTCCGTCTCCGTCTACCTCGACGGCGGCCCGACCCCCGGGATCGTGCCCTCGTCCATCGTGGACGTCACCGGCAAGGTTCCGGTGCTGCTGCGCGCGGGCGCGCTCGGCGCCGAGGAACTGCGCAAGGTGGTACCCGACCTCGAGGTGGCCAATTGA
- the atpE gene encoding ATP synthase F0 subunit C, giving the protein MSAELVNLAASNVTGSLGAVAYGLAAIGPGVGIGVVFGHSIEAMARQPEAMPIIRTNMFLGFALCEVLALLGLVAPFIFGK; this is encoded by the coding sequence ATGTCTGCCGAGCTTGTCAATCTCGCCGCCAGCAACGTCACGGGCAGCCTGGGCGCCGTCGCGTACGGTCTCGCCGCCATCGGCCCCGGTGTCGGTATCGGTGTGGTCTTCGGTCACTCCATCGAGGCCATGGCCCGTCAGCCCGAAGCCATGCCGATCATCCGGACCAACATGTTCCTGGGCTTCGCCCTCTGTGAGGTGCTGGCCCTTCTCGGTCTGGTCGCCCCCTTCATCTTCGGCAAGTAG
- the atpB gene encoding F0F1 ATP synthase subunit A yields MSAHTLLAESGCHLFTGCGFPAPGLDAFDFKPFLTIGGVSFTKPMLLAVICMVIVVGFFWLAFRKPKLVPGKLQLIGEIGYNFIARSIAREVIGKEGAKYVPFLASIFFFVWIMNIMSVIPLAQFPSASRFAYPVVLAACVWITYIFLTFKKHGFKGGVKNLVWIEGLPKPLIPLIVLLEFIQNVITRPFTLAVRLWANMFAGHMLILVFSIASWYLLTPSIMSAVAAGSFILAAGMTAFEVLIQFLQAYIFTLLTSIYISGAIEEGH; encoded by the coding sequence GTGAGTGCCCACACGCTGCTCGCTGAGAGCGGATGCCACCTCTTCACGGGTTGTGGCTTCCCTGCGCCGGGCCTTGACGCGTTCGACTTCAAGCCCTTTCTCACGATTGGCGGCGTGAGCTTCACCAAGCCGATGCTCCTGGCGGTCATCTGCATGGTGATCGTGGTCGGTTTCTTCTGGCTCGCCTTCCGCAAGCCGAAGTTGGTCCCCGGCAAGCTGCAGCTGATCGGCGAGATCGGCTACAACTTCATCGCGCGCAGCATCGCCCGAGAAGTGATCGGCAAGGAGGGTGCCAAGTACGTGCCCTTCCTGGCGTCGATCTTCTTCTTCGTCTGGATCATGAACATCATGTCGGTGATCCCACTGGCACAGTTCCCGTCCGCGTCGCGGTTCGCCTACCCCGTCGTGCTCGCGGCCTGCGTGTGGATCACGTACATCTTCCTGACGTTCAAGAAGCACGGCTTCAAGGGCGGTGTGAAGAACCTCGTGTGGATCGAGGGGCTGCCCAAGCCGCTCATCCCGCTGATCGTGCTGCTGGAGTTCATCCAGAACGTCATCACCCGCCCGTTCACGCTCGCGGTACGACTGTGGGCCAACATGTTCGCCGGGCACATGCTGATCCTCGTATTCAGCATCGCCAGTTGGTACCTGCTCACGCCGTCGATCATGTCGGCGGTGGCAGCCGGATCCTTCATCCTGGCAGCGGGCATGACGGCCTTCGAGGTGCTGATCCAGTTCCTCCAGGCCTATATCTTCACTCTGCTGACCTCGATCTACATCAGCGGAGCGATCGAAGAGGGTCACTGA
- a CDS encoding F0F1 ATP synthase subunit delta, translated as MNGASREALSAARERLDALTDNASVDAASLAEDLASVTALLDRETSLRRVLTDPVQSEEAKAALVGRLLNGQVQGSAVDLVSGMVRSRWSQSRDLVDALEELAATADLTAAQRAGHLDDVEDELFRFGRIVESDTGLRAALTDKAAPASAKAALLTRLLGSRADAVTERLVIRLVSRPRGRSLEDGLRSLSGLAAARRDRMVAVVTSAVPLTDAQQERLGAVLARIYGRQTHLNLDVDPEVLGGISVRVGDEIIDGTIQERLDEVNRQLGSR; from the coding sequence ATGAACGGCGCCAGCCGTGAAGCGCTGTCCGCCGCACGTGAGCGCCTCGACGCACTGACCGACAACGCGTCGGTCGACGCGGCGAGCCTCGCCGAGGACCTGGCGTCCGTCACCGCGCTGCTCGACCGTGAAACGTCGCTGCGCCGCGTGCTGACCGACCCGGTCCAGAGCGAGGAGGCCAAGGCCGCACTCGTGGGCCGGCTGCTGAACGGCCAGGTCCAGGGCAGTGCGGTCGACCTTGTCTCCGGCATGGTCCGGTCGCGCTGGTCGCAGTCGCGTGACCTCGTCGACGCCCTGGAGGAGCTCGCCGCCACCGCGGATCTCACCGCGGCCCAGCGTGCGGGTCACCTGGACGACGTCGAGGACGAGCTGTTCCGCTTCGGCCGCATCGTCGAGTCCGACACCGGCCTGCGGGCCGCGCTCACCGACAAGGCGGCGCCGGCCTCCGCCAAGGCCGCGCTCCTGACCCGGCTCCTCGGCTCTCGCGCCGACGCCGTCACCGAGCGTCTGGTCATCCGTCTCGTGTCCCGGCCCCGTGGCCGTAGCCTGGAAGACGGACTCAGGTCCCTCTCCGGGCTCGCGGCAGCACGCCGTGACCGGATGGTCGCCGTGGTCACCTCTGCGGTCCCGCTCACGGACGCGCAGCAGGAACGGCTCGGCGCCGTGCTGGCCAGGATCTACGGCCGGCAGACGCACCTGAATCTGGACGTGGACCCCGAGGTCCTCGGCGGGATCTCGGTGCGTGTCGGTGACGAGATCATCGACGGCACGATCCAGGAGCGCCTCGACGAGGTGAACCGGCAGCTCGGCAGTCGCTGA